From a single Anaerolineaceae bacterium oral taxon 439 genomic region:
- a CDS encoding adenylosuccinate lyase, protein MEDVYESPFSGRYSSEEMLRLFSKRTRHETWRRLWVELARAERELGLPIRQEQVDELAAHVGDIDYAVVEAKEREIRHDVMAHIYAYGLVCPNAAGILHLGATSCYVTDNADLVLYRDALRLIRAELIPVLRNLRDFARRYRALPTLGYTHLQPAQLVTVGKRACLWIQDLWMDLEELDGVSCRLRFLGCRGTTGTEASFVELFNGDTTKIDRMNRMIADAFGFEKLFAVSGQTYPRKLDAQVLNCLSAIATSCYRFANDLRLLQHMRQIEEPSESAQVGSSAMAYKRNPMRSERICSLARYAMTNALNGPATASVQWFERTLDDSAIRRISLPEGFLCVDAILRLMKNVTGGLRVYPKVIAKAVGEWLPFIATENLLMASVKKGGNRQESHEIIREHSLSVADAAKNGETLDLLRLLAEDDRFNLSAAEIEAALRPEDFVGRSAEQVDQFLDSLPLPDSDVETGEISV, encoded by the coding sequence ATGGAAGACGTTTACGAGAGTCCATTTTCCGGCCGGTACTCGTCGGAGGAGATGCTTCGGCTGTTTTCGAAGCGAACGCGGCATGAAACCTGGCGGAGGCTCTGGGTTGAGCTGGCGCGGGCGGAACGCGAGCTGGGGCTTCCGATCCGTCAGGAGCAGGTCGACGAGCTGGCGGCGCATGTCGGCGATATCGATTACGCGGTCGTCGAAGCGAAGGAGCGCGAAATCCGTCATGACGTCATGGCGCATATTTACGCGTATGGGCTGGTTTGTCCGAACGCGGCCGGCATTCTTCATTTGGGCGCAACCAGCTGCTACGTGACGGACAACGCGGACCTCGTCCTTTATCGCGACGCGCTGAGGCTGATCCGCGCGGAGCTGATTCCCGTGCTGCGGAATCTGCGCGACTTTGCGCGGAGGTACCGGGCGCTGCCGACGCTGGGGTATACGCATTTGCAGCCGGCGCAGCTGGTCACGGTCGGGAAGCGCGCCTGCCTCTGGATTCAGGATTTATGGATGGATTTAGAGGAGCTTGACGGCGTTTCATGCCGGCTGCGATTTCTGGGCTGCCGTGGGACGACGGGGACGGAAGCGAGCTTCGTCGAGCTTTTTAATGGCGACACGACGAAAATCGATCGCATGAACCGGATGATCGCCGATGCGTTCGGGTTCGAGAAGCTTTTTGCGGTCAGCGGCCAGACGTATCCGCGTAAGCTGGACGCGCAGGTTTTGAACTGCCTGAGCGCTATTGCGACGAGCTGCTACCGGTTCGCTAACGATCTGCGCCTGCTTCAGCACATGCGTCAGATCGAAGAGCCGTCCGAATCGGCTCAGGTCGGTTCCTCCGCGATGGCGTATAAGCGGAACCCGATGCGTTCCGAGCGGATCTGCTCGTTGGCGCGCTACGCGATGACGAATGCGCTGAACGGACCGGCGACCGCTTCGGTTCAGTGGTTTGAGCGGACGCTCGACGATTCGGCGATTCGGCGTATATCGCTTCCGGAAGGGTTCCTTTGCGTCGACGCGATCCTGCGGCTGATGAAAAACGTGACCGGCGGGCTGAGGGTTTACCCGAAGGTGATCGCGAAGGCGGTCGGCGAGTGGCTGCCGTTTATCGCGACTGAAAATTTGCTGATGGCGTCAGTGAAGAAAGGCGGGAACCGTCAGGAAAGTCATGAGATTATCCGGGAACATTCACTGTCTGTCGCCGACGCGGCTAAGAACGGCGAAACGCTCGATTTACTGCGGTTGTTAGCCGAGGACGATCGTTTTAATCTTTCGGCGGCGGAGATCGAAGCGGCGCTGCGTCCTGAGGATTTTGTCGGCCGCTCCGCGGAACAGGTGGACCAATTCCTGGACTCGTTACCGCTTCCAGACAGCGACGTCGAGACCGGCGAGATCAGCGTCTGA
- a CDS encoding adenylosuccinate synthase, giving the protein MSTCAIVGVNWGDEGKGRMVDLLAQDYDIVVRYQGGNNAGHTVINDYGKFALNLIPSGIFRREVINILGSGTVVNPEHLSGEIDRLTAAGVEITPANFAISDRAVLVFPYHVALDGLEEKRLADKAYGSTKRGIAPVYGDKYMKKAIHVGEILYPEKLRAHLRSVLDWKNITIEKVYGAEPFLFEDMWSWVETFGAKIRPFIADTGAILRKGKAEGKQILFEAQLGALRDIDYGIYPYTSSSNPLAAYAPVGSGAPDIRIDRVVGVVKAYSSCVGEGPFTAEYFGDAADKLREAGGEYGAATGRPRRVGPIDLVATRYGVKVQGATEIAFTKLDVLSYLDEIPICFAYELNGEIVADFPYHSVLEDAKPVFKTLPGWKTDISGVRKYAELPKEARDYIEYVEAEIGCRMSFISVGPERDAYCVRA; this is encoded by the coding sequence ATGAGTACATGTGCGATTGTCGGAGTGAATTGGGGCGACGAGGGAAAAGGGCGGATGGTCGATCTGCTCGCTCAGGATTACGATATCGTCGTTCGTTATCAGGGCGGGAATAACGCCGGGCATACGGTGATTAACGATTATGGAAAGTTCGCGCTGAATTTAATTCCGTCCGGGATTTTTCGAAGAGAAGTTATCAATATTTTAGGGAGCGGGACCGTCGTCAATCCGGAGCACCTCAGCGGTGAAATCGACAGGCTGACAGCGGCGGGCGTCGAGATCACGCCGGCGAATTTCGCGATCAGCGATCGCGCTGTCCTGGTCTTCCCGTATCATGTCGCGCTCGATGGGCTCGAAGAAAAGCGGCTCGCGGATAAAGCGTATGGATCGACGAAACGCGGAATCGCTCCGGTTTACGGCGATAAATATATGAAAAAAGCGATTCATGTCGGCGAGATCCTGTATCCCGAGAAGCTCAGGGCGCATCTTCGTTCGGTTCTCGATTGGAAAAATATTACGATCGAGAAGGTTTACGGCGCGGAACCGTTCCTCTTTGAAGACATGTGGAGCTGGGTCGAGACGTTCGGCGCGAAGATCAGGCCGTTTATCGCCGATACCGGCGCGATCCTCCGGAAGGGAAAGGCCGAAGGCAAGCAGATCCTTTTCGAGGCGCAGCTGGGAGCGCTCCGTGATATCGATTACGGGATTTATCCGTATACGTCTTCTTCGAATCCGCTGGCTGCCTACGCGCCGGTCGGATCGGGCGCGCCGGATATCAGGATTGACCGCGTCGTCGGCGTTGTCAAGGCATATTCGTCCTGCGTCGGAGAAGGGCCGTTTACGGCTGAATATTTTGGCGATGCGGCGGATAAGCTGCGCGAGGCGGGCGGCGAATATGGGGCGGCGACCGGCCGGCCGCGCCGCGTCGGTCCGATCGACCTGGTCGCGACGCGGTATGGCGTTAAGGTTCAGGGCGCGACAGAGATCGCGTTTACGAAGCTTGACGTCTTATCTTATCTGGATGAAATCCCGATTTGCTTCGCGTACGAGCTGAACGGCGAGATCGTCGCCGACTTCCCGTATCATTCGGTTCTTGAAGACGCGAAGCCGGTTTTCAAAACGCTGCCCGGATGGAAAACGGATATTTCCGGCGTGCGGAAGTATGCGGAGCTGCCGAAGGAAGCCCGCGACTATATCGAATATGTCGAGGCGGAAATCGGCTGCCGGATGAGCTTTATTTCGGTCGGCCCGGAACGCGACGCGTACTGCGTGAGAGCGTGA
- a CDS encoding hypoxanthine phosphoribosyltransferase: MNINNEKTDILRVLYNQQQIEARVQELADQLSSDYAGKDPLLVCVLKGASFFYADLCRKMSTRIFMDFIAVSSYANNSKSTGVVRIIKDLDKNITDRHVIIVEDIIDSGLTLQYLTDLFKSRKPASVRTITLLDKITEHKLVIAPNYCGFEIPDDFVVGYGLDYSDYYRNLPYIGVLNPAVYK, encoded by the coding sequence ATGAATATCAACAACGAAAAAACCGACATCCTCCGCGTCCTCTACAACCAACAGCAGATCGAGGCCCGCGTCCAGGAACTCGCGGATCAGCTCTCCTCCGACTATGCCGGGAAAGATCCGCTCCTCGTCTGCGTCCTGAAAGGCGCGTCCTTCTTTTACGCTGATCTCTGCCGGAAAATGTCGACTCGGATTTTCATGGATTTCATCGCCGTTTCCAGCTACGCGAATAATTCAAAGTCAACCGGCGTCGTCCGGATTATCAAGGATCTCGACAAGAATATCACCGACCGCCACGTTATTATCGTCGAGGATATTATCGACTCCGGCCTGACGCTGCAATACCTGACAGACCTCTTCAAGTCGCGGAAACCCGCCTCGGTCAGGACAATCACGCTCCTCGATAAAATCACAGAGCACAAGCTCGTCATCGCGCCGAACTACTGCGGCTTCGAGATACCGGACGATTTCGTTGTCGGTTATGGGCTTGATTACTCGGATTACTACCGGAACCTTCCGTATATCGGCGTATTGAATCCCGCCGTTTACAAGTAA
- a CDS encoding MFS transporter, producing the protein MKPTLWTRSFTRLIGATVLGAAGGIAGNFALSFLVFDETGSTFAAALVIAAQILPDFFIPLFLSPLMDRLPRKPILVAGDAANGVLYTLAGIYLLNFKFSYIGFLCFSLLIACLSSFDSLAFTAIFPKIIPEGCEEKGYTISGMVYPIMKVVMMPVAAWLFGAVGVAWILIFQGACSVFAALIENSIHISEQTDRNRGKIFSFRQWIEDIKEAAVFLRDHKGLYSIFSYMAVTNGVATGYAPIIVAFFRTAPGFSVAMYSFFSIAEFAGRSLGGLLHYNVSISPKRRFAMAFLIYQIYELMDMILLWIPYPFMLANRAVCGFLGINSASMRQHAVQGIIPENMRARVNAFNSMIMSAAFILLSMGVGYLGELLDYRVCVTLCGALAAIACWVLIWRNRRSVMTIYNREDEPRSETLQPAES; encoded by the coding sequence CTGAAACCGACGCTCTGGACGCGCAGCTTTACCCGCCTGATCGGCGCTACGGTTCTCGGGGCGGCGGGGGGGATCGCCGGTAATTTCGCCCTCTCTTTTTTAGTCTTCGATGAAACCGGGAGCACTTTTGCCGCCGCTCTTGTTATCGCGGCCCAAATACTCCCCGATTTTTTTATCCCGTTGTTCCTCTCGCCGCTGATGGATCGGCTTCCGCGGAAACCGATCCTCGTCGCAGGCGACGCCGCGAACGGCGTTCTCTATACCTTAGCCGGGATTTATCTCCTCAATTTTAAGTTCTCGTATATCGGATTCCTTTGCTTCTCGCTCCTGATCGCCTGCCTGTCGTCGTTCGATTCGCTGGCGTTCACGGCGATTTTCCCGAAAATAATTCCGGAAGGCTGTGAAGAAAAAGGCTATACGATATCCGGAATGGTTTATCCGATCATGAAAGTCGTCATGATGCCGGTCGCGGCGTGGCTATTCGGAGCGGTCGGCGTTGCGTGGATCTTGATTTTCCAGGGCGCCTGCTCCGTTTTCGCCGCGTTGATCGAAAACAGCATCCACATCTCGGAGCAGACCGACCGTAACCGGGGAAAAATTTTTTCGTTTCGGCAATGGATAGAGGATATCAAAGAAGCCGCCGTCTTTCTTCGCGATCATAAAGGCCTGTATAGTATTTTTTCCTATATGGCGGTAACCAACGGCGTCGCCACCGGTTACGCCCCGATCATCGTAGCGTTCTTCCGAACCGCGCCGGGGTTTTCAGTCGCGATGTATTCGTTTTTCTCGATCGCCGAGTTTGCCGGGCGTTCGCTCGGCGGGTTGCTTCATTACAACGTTTCAATCTCCCCAAAGCGAAGGTTCGCCATGGCGTTCCTGATTTATCAAATTTATGAACTGATGGATATGATCTTGCTTTGGATTCCTTATCCGTTCATGCTCGCCAACCGGGCAGTCTGCGGGTTTCTGGGAATCAACAGCGCGTCTATGCGCCAACACGCAGTTCAGGGGATCATCCCGGAAAACATGCGCGCCCGCGTCAACGCTTTTAATTCGATGATCATGTCCGCCGCTTTCATACTGTTGTCCATGGGCGTCGGCTATCTGGGCGAACTCCTCGATTACCGCGTCTGCGTTACGCTCTGCGGCGCGCTCGCGGCGATCGCCTGCTGGGTCCTGATCTGGCGAAACCGCCGGAGCGTCATGACGATCTATAACCGCGAAGACGAACCGCGAAGCGAAACGCTTCAGCCCGCTGAAAGCTGA
- a CDS encoding FeoA family protein, which yields MIPITLADVGEDVVIRKITGKDEVRLHLAEMGLVVGEPITIISKLGENLILKVKESRIAIGHGLASRIQIEGKN from the coding sequence ATGATCCCGATTACATTGGCCGATGTAGGCGAAGATGTCGTTATCCGTAAGATCACCGGGAAAGATGAAGTCAGGCTGCATCTCGCGGAAATGGGGCTCGTCGTCGGCGAACCGATCACGATCATTTCAAAACTCGGTGAAAATCTGATCCTCAAGGTTAAAGAGAGCAGAATTGCGATTGGGCATGGCTTAGCAAGCAGAATTCAAATAGAAGGGAAGAACTGA
- a CDS encoding iron transporter FeoA: MKTLRDVKTGETVKVIKLHGEGAIRRRIMDMGVTKGTEVFVRKVAPLGDPIELTVRGYELSIRKSDAVNIEVE, translated from the coding sequence ATGAAAACATTAAGAGACGTCAAGACGGGGGAAACCGTCAAGGTTATCAAACTCCATGGCGAAGGCGCGATCCGCCGGCGAATCATGGACATGGGCGTGACGAAAGGAACCGAGGTTTTCGTCCGTAAAGTCGCGCCGTTAGGCGATCCGATCGAATTAACCGTTCGCGGTTACGAATTATCGATTCGAAAGTCTGACGCGGTAAATATTGAAGTCGAATAA
- a CDS encoding ferrous iron transport protein B, whose amino-acid sequence MSEIRIALAGNPNSGKTTMFNDLTGSSQYVGNWPGVTVEKKEGRLKGHSDVYIQDLPGIYSLSPYTLEEVIARNYLVNEKPDAIIDIIDGTNIERNLFLTTQLLELGIPMVVAVNMIDIVQKTGDTIDLKKLSRALGCEVVETSALKHIGVKAVAEAAIRAAQEKKTTQPPSVFEGTVEHAIAHVEESIQSAVPAGAIRWYGIKVFERDEKVLEQIKLPKDVRAHLEEHIADCEKALDDDAESIITNQRYAYVAKLVESTVVKNKTGQKLTTSDKIDLVVTNRILALPIFIVVMFCLYYVAVYSVGTIVTDYTNDVIFGEWIIPAAANFMESLNVAEWLSGLVVEGIISGVGAVLGFVPQMIVLFILLALLEEVGYMARVAFIMDRIFRKFGLSGKSFIPMLIGSGCSVPAIMASRTIENERDRRMTIMTTAFIPCGAKLPIIALIGGAIFGDAWWLSPLCYFGGVTAVIVSGIILKKTKMFAGDPAPFVMELPSYHFPSLGNVFRSTWERASSFIVRAGTVILLASIFIWFTSSYGWVDGQYGAVENTDESMLGRAGSVVAPVFSPLGFGDWQATVTTVMGLVAKEEVVGSLGTLMGVEGDALEMVEEGDYEGLGAIADRFTPLSAVTFLLFNLLCAPCFAAIGAIRREMNNRKWTFFAIGYMTIFAYVIAFIVFQLGTLFGGGSFTALSAVAIALTLAFLFLLFRPNPNAQDDSSSAVTAAA is encoded by the coding sequence ATGAGTGAAATTCGTATCGCTTTAGCCGGGAACCCGAACAGCGGCAAAACGACAATGTTTAACGACCTGACCGGTTCGTCGCAATACGTTGGAAACTGGCCCGGCGTAACCGTCGAAAAGAAAGAAGGAAGGCTCAAGGGGCATTCCGACGTTTATATTCAGGACCTACCTGGAATTTACTCACTGTCACCGTATACGCTCGAAGAAGTCATCGCTCGAAATTACCTGGTCAACGAAAAGCCGGACGCGATTATCGATATTATCGATGGAACGAATATCGAGCGAAATTTATTTCTGACGACGCAGCTTTTAGAATTGGGGATCCCGATGGTCGTCGCCGTGAACATGATCGATATCGTCCAGAAAACCGGCGACACCATCGACCTGAAAAAACTGAGCCGGGCGTTGGGCTGCGAAGTCGTCGAAACGTCGGCGCTGAAGCATATCGGCGTCAAGGCCGTCGCTGAAGCCGCGATCCGCGCTGCGCAGGAAAAGAAAACAACTCAGCCGCCGTCCGTTTTCGAAGGCACGGTTGAACACGCGATCGCGCACGTTGAAGAGTCGATTCAGTCCGCCGTTCCCGCCGGAGCCATCCGCTGGTACGGGATCAAGGTTTTTGAACGCGACGAAAAAGTCCTGGAACAGATCAAGCTTCCCAAAGACGTTCGCGCGCATCTTGAAGAGCATATTGCCGATTGCGAAAAAGCGCTTGACGACGACGCGGAAAGCATCATCACCAATCAGCGTTACGCGTACGTCGCGAAGCTCGTCGAATCAACAGTCGTAAAAAATAAGACCGGTCAGAAACTGACAACTTCCGATAAGATCGACCTCGTCGTCACCAACCGGATTTTAGCGCTGCCGATTTTTATCGTCGTCATGTTCTGTTTGTATTACGTCGCGGTCTATTCGGTCGGGACGATCGTCACGGATTATACCAACGACGTTATTTTTGGAGAATGGATTATTCCGGCGGCCGCGAATTTCATGGAAAGCCTGAACGTCGCCGAATGGCTTTCAGGATTAGTCGTCGAAGGAATTATCAGCGGCGTCGGGGCCGTTCTCGGCTTCGTTCCGCAGATGATCGTCCTCTTCATTCTCTTAGCGCTTCTGGAAGAAGTCGGCTACATGGCGCGCGTTGCGTTTATCATGGACCGTATTTTCCGCAAGTTCGGCCTCTCCGGGAAAAGCTTTATCCCGATGCTGATCGGTTCCGGATGTTCCGTGCCGGCGATCATGGCGAGCCGAACGATCGAAAATGAACGCGACCGCCGGATGACGATCATGACGACCGCGTTTATTCCCTGCGGCGCAAAGCTCCCGATCATCGCTTTGATTGGCGGCGCGATTTTCGGCGACGCATGGTGGCTTTCTCCGCTCTGCTACTTCGGCGGCGTCACCGCGGTTATCGTTTCAGGTATTATTCTCAAGAAAACGAAGATGTTCGCCGGGGATCCCGCACCATTCGTCATGGAACTCCCCTCGTACCACTTCCCATCGTTGGGGAACGTCTTCCGTAGCACGTGGGAACGCGCGTCGAGCTTTATCGTCCGCGCGGGTACCGTTATTCTCCTCGCCAGTATTTTCATCTGGTTCACGTCGTCCTACGGTTGGGTTGACGGCCAATATGGCGCGGTTGAAAATACCGACGAATCCATGCTCGGTCGCGCGGGGTCGGTTGTCGCCCCCGTGTTCTCTCCGCTCGGCTTCGGCGACTGGCAGGCGACCGTAACGACGGTGATGGGGCTTGTCGCGAAAGAAGAAGTCGTCGGTTCTCTCGGTACGCTGATGGGCGTTGAAGGGGACGCGCTGGAGATGGTCGAAGAAGGCGATTATGAAGGGTTGGGCGCGATTGCCGACCGTTTTACCCCGCTTTCCGCGGTTACGTTCCTCTTGTTCAATCTCCTCTGCGCGCCATGCTTCGCGGCGATCGGCGCGATCCGCCGGGAAATGAATAACAGGAAATGGACGTTCTTTGCGATCGGGTACATGACGATCTTCGCCTACGTGATCGCGTTCATCGTTTTCCAGTTAGGAACGCTTTTCGGCGGCGGATCTTTCACGGCGCTTTCCGCGGTCGCGATCGCTCTGACGCTGGCGTTTCTCTTCCTCCTCTTCCGCCCGAACCCGAACGCGCAGGATGATTCTTCGTCGGCGGTCACGGCTGCGGCGTAA